The region caatcatagcggaggtggaccgtgggtggaataaattaaaacagctggaataggtgcggtTTATGGAAGATCTagtaagctttctgtgcaggttattgactgtagctgctctataagagtccacaactcaatacaaagagccaaaaaataagcttaataggtcccctttaaatgtaacTAGCATTCACAAAACAAAGAGCCATCTGGAGTTGACAGGAAAagagtcattttacaataagaCCCAACAGGCCAATGATGGGCTGAAAGATTTGTTATTCCGATGTGTTGTTGAGTGGAAAATGAAAATGGGAAAACGGGAGACTATTCAAATTGACAGTTATGCATGTCGGCTCATTTAATGGTTGCATTGGTTAAAAGTTAGGCGGAAAGTACATCAAAACAAAATACCTTGTCTTGGTTGAGACAAGATGACTTCAGGTTCCAACCAGATAGTTCCGTCACTGAGAAGAACAGCAGTTGCTGTCGTGTAGGACAGAGACACCATGTTCTTTCCTGGATCCATCTGGAAGCTCAGAAATAGAGATACAGTACTGTGAGAACACGGGTATACGGATGACATCGCATTGGACTTTACATAGACAATACAATAGACAAATagacaatacaaatacaatagacTTTGTGAAAGACATGCCCGTGTAATATACGCTAACAACTGTAACTCCCTCTGCACTGAGCAGCCCAGGCTTTTACCAGTGATCAGCGCCCTCGACTCCCATATGAACATCATGTGTTCGAGCCCCGGGTACAGGCTGGTGCGAAGCAAGTGCGTTACAACTATATACAGCTACTATATATACAGTTACACACTAACTGGCTTATTCTGTCACTGCATCAGCACGCGGTACCGTACCTCACACTACTAAGTCTGAGGCTTTTTTAAGTACAATAAACACGCTCCAAAGTTTTTTTCTTCCatgatgttttgtgtgtgtttttactcaCGCTGTGTATATCCAACGGCAACACGTATCGCCTGACCTCAGGCTGAGGAGCTGTCATGGCTGCTTTTTTCACCTTCTCCCAGTCATTCCTCAGGTTGGCCAGGTACAGGTAGTTATAGACAAGTTCATGACTGCTGACAGAGAGAATCATTAGAGTCGGGGTGTCTAAACTTTTTTTCCAAGATGGCCGCCTAATGAAAAATTTaaagatgcaagggccactttgatattttgtaaatatgcttAAGAGGGGGGAAAAATGCATCTTTGTCATCACGCTCACCCTTTCCACGTGCAGAGGTCAACAACAATGAATCCCTGGTCTTCATAAGCATTGATATGATGGAAAATGTTGAAAGCTGACGTTCGAAACTTGTGGCTGCTCATATACGCTGCTGGGTCCTTAGTGACCAGGTGAAACCATGTCTGCAGAAACATGCATTCAAAAACACAGTCGCTTAATCTGtaaaaacttgtttttaacGCATGTAAACGTATACTTAAAATGTCATGCTTAAACAAAATAGATGCTTTCTCCTTTAGTATTCATAATTTGTAAAGGAATATCATGCAATcacatgtacactgatgataacatataatagttgcagtatcttgtgtagtgtgatgatttaaaacactaccgaaacttCTTTTCTCGGTGCATTGATACTAGCTAGCTAAGACGACAGGTCGCTAATAACTGGTGTCAGCGTCATTCATAGACGGAAGaggggcttccttatatggttatatggttcatagtcacGAAGTACTTTGGatatgtgaccaatcacatcgGAGTGGGCATGTCGttggtggagtaaattaaaacagaccattttgtgTGTCTGATTAGCCTACCCCCATGCTCTCATTGGATTCAAAGCAGTCCATGTATGTAGCTCCTCTGATGCTCCAAGCTGACAGGAACCTGAGCAAGTTAATTTTGATCGGCTGCTCCACGAACACAAAATAGTTGTCTGTCAAACCGAAACTACAGAAACACAAGGAAAGTAAAAGAGACACAGACATTTTAGGGTAAAGGGTACATTGTAGcattttggatttgttttgatttttgtttttgactatACAGTAGCAGATTTTACAATTATACCTTGCTCAGTACCTGTGTATATAAGAGGGCTTTAATCTCTCACTGCTTGGGAGCTGAGCAATGACCTGGGACTTCTCCAAGGGGTCCATCTTATCTGCGACCAggtgaaaataaaaagaataatacaaatattctaAAGATTgacatatgtaaataaatacaaacgaAATCTTTCAATTAACAAATGAAATGTGCTTCAGTGTGTGGATGCTGCTCACCTTTCTGAGCGGGTGGGATCTTGACAATGTTGTAAGCCAGACTCATGTTCTTTCCAAAGCAGTTACCGATGTTGTAAACTGTACCATCTGCCTCAATGTGGGGGTGGGCTGTCACCCCATTCACAGACAGGTACTTACACAGGTCCACCTACAGTAATATTAGTACAATTAAAAAGTGGCATAACTTTGCTAACTGGATGGAACCAAATGGAGACATTTCACTCGCTCTGTCCCTTATTAAATGTAATTGCTCCCTTATGAAAATTCCAGACGTTCCAGACAATTTAAGACTTAAGAAAACTAGATGTCAGAATGTTGTATATAATACTTTGTAAGGACCCGTATGGACCTtgtttatgaggaaaaatgtttgTGGTTCGTGCAGTGTGTACACATTTTGCAAGAACATGTGACCAACAGCAGATGTAGTTTGGTAACACTCGGTCACCCTCACCTTCTTCAAAGTTTCCAGTGAGTCAGGATCAACCTTTGTAATGTAATTGGTCTCTGTCACGGCATAGAAGTCTTCCCCAACAGGATAAATGTTCACCATGCAATTATCGGTCACTTCAATCCCTCTAAAGTAGGTGAAGAATCTGCAGACACGCAACATTCAGGTGAACTTGTAGAAAAACAGCTGTGAGAGTGGCATTTAGCATCATCTGTATGACAGTCGAGGTCACCTGGAGAAGATGTTTTTGCAGGGGTCAGGGTACGCTGCTGTGCCAAACTCAGTGATGACCACTCTATTCTCGGTCATGGCACGGACGTATGCATCTGTTTTGATGAACCTAAACATGAATATGAAACAAAATGACGGGGCGGGGACACTGAAAGCTTTTTCTATATACTTCCACTGCCAAAACTGGACATATGGAATATAAGAAAGCAATGCACTGCTCGATAAAATAAAGGAAACAAGTAACTTCATTATCACACTTCTGGGATGTCAACCTGTTGCAAGATTATCATATCTATCTAAGCTATTTGTCTTTTGGTAATGTGTCCTCGTCTTACTTCCTGAAGTAGGTCACCTGACCATTTTTCAGGTCAAACTTGTGCATGATAGCCTGTCCATCAAACAGATGGTGGAAAGGTTGGTCCCCAATCTCAAAAAGACCGGGACCCATCCTGAGAAGACTGCCGCCAAGCCATGCTGGTAAATGCCCTGCACACACAAGATGACAcaatctttgttttttcttgtggACATGAGGATTGGGTGAGTAcaagtccagaggagagataattAGTACACTGTGATGGAGCCTGCAGAAGCTCATTTAGGGTGAGAGATTCAAGATATAGCAGTGACTgatcagctgtcaatcacacgaCTGACTCTATAagtctatttatatttattcgtCAATTGCGAGTAGTATGGTAGTAAATGTGAAATCTAAGTACAGTAAGCTTGTATATCTTCCACcatattgtacagtatatacaaggTGTGTCGGTTCCAAGACTGGTGTCACAAAAGATATAGTAGTTCAAAACTACAAGTTTTCTTCCGGAGTCTAGAGCGCGTTCCCCATCTTTTCTGGCACTCCTGGAAAGTAATGTGATGATATACACTTTCACCGTGTGCTATAAATGTCTAATACATTCCCAGTCAGAGTCTTTATGGTATGTTAtgatgttttccttttttttgcttttttcctcCACTGGCCTCAGGAGGTCATCGTCAGACCAGCCAGATTTTGCACAATCTTGCTAAAAGAAGAGAACAGCACAGACAGAAATATTTGCCAAATTTcatgttgaaaataaaacagACTCAACCAAGTCTTGAGGAGAGCAACCTTGTGTTCTTAACTGGTAAAACgtacatcaaaatattaaaatggaaCAATTTTAaatcaacaaatacattttatttctagttctaaattaaattaatgtgtttttacttactttttttgtctctccgacaaggttatgtttttttcctgtcgCGTTTGACGATGACGTCATGTAGCGACGTCCAgaacagccaatagctactttacTTACTGATAAGTTGACAGGGGTGTTAGCCAGCTTGGCTAGCGAGCAGCCCCTATGGCTGACTGGTACCTACATCTGTCCAATTAAGTAAGAGCGTACTTTTTCCCAGTTGTTTTAGTGTTTTAGGACCACTTTCCAACAGCTAATAGTGACAATGACATGATACGTGTACACTCTCCTACCAGTGATCTTAGCTGGAATTGGTTCATTCAGCTCCTCCACGGTCTCAAAGAGTTTCTTGTAGCCTGCTGCGGGATGCTCCACACTAAACAATTTCAAGAGGTGAATGAAATTCAATTATTAAAAGGTGTTTTTCAGGTCATTTCTTTACTTAGTGATGTGCTCTACGCTACAAGAAGTGCAACACTGTCGTGTTTTGTTGCTAGGCATTATTATCAATCAGCAAAGACATTTTTGCTCTATTGGCTGATAGATATAGTAATATAAAATGTTACATATAGTAAGATAAAAATAACTATTAATAactaaaaatattgtttttagagCAAAATAATCACAGTTGGCTTTGATTTTAGATATTAGATATATCTTGCTTACATTTCCACTTTTTGTTGTGTAAAACAGTACTGTGCAAAATATTGAGGTCACCATTtgctatacagtatactgtatgtggccATTAAAGTATATTAGAACAACACATATGTAATCTACgtaataattgtgttttttcatgtattttgtgacaaaaaattataattaattattttttttcttgaaatattactTCATTACCTGTGtcttattgggtaatacaaagaATGAGATATTGAAAAGAGATATTGGATATATCTGTATTGTTGTTTCTGCAGATAATGATATCGGTGCGTGAGTGACTATGTACTCCACATAACAACAAGCTCGCTAACTCAATTTGTGAGTGGTTTGgaagtatttcatattttgcattTGTATAATATGCAATTTTTGCAAGGGGAGAGGGAATAAAGAATTACTTGTGGAAGTTGTGGAAAACTGTGGAAAGTGAAGTCGATTAAGTAATTACTTATGTAAAATCTGCTAATTCAGTTTGTTTATGTTAAGTAATGTGTACTATCTACTGAAATCTGATATACTActtaaaatgtgcaaaataatcTCCCAACAGAACAGGAAAATTTGACTTGAAACTTGTACGCTGTTCCTTGTTTACATCCAAAATTCCATTTCAGAGTTTTTTCAGCATTAGTTTCTGCACAcattaaagaaaagaaaagctttACTCACCGACTAACCATTCTGCTGTGTTCCTCACAAACGTCCTgtgcaccaacacacacacacacagtatgttgCACAAGCAGTCCAGACTTCATTTCAACCACACACTGATTTCCTGTGGTGAGATGGAAAATGAGCTCCTCCTCTCCTACTTGCTTTCCACATGCCCCCCTCCTTCCCCTGCATCgctttctcctcttcttctacCCCTTTGCTTTTTCTCTACAAAATTTCCTCCCCCGTGTTGCCTGAAGTTGAAATGAACAAGCCAGCTTTGTCTTCCAGCGTTCTGGCCCGTGGCTCCAACCGGGctgttctcctgacctccaaAACAAGGCCAGTGTTTACCTGGGAACACACATACCTACAATTTGAAGCAGGCTTCTGCCGTTTGTGGTTACACATGTGAAAGAATGTGCTCTAATTAGTTACAGACCCCTTGTAGAAACTCTTAAAGCAGCAGAAACAATTTTCACTGAGGGATTGCGGTAGTTGCAAATGCAGCAACACAAAGAGAAAAGATAAATGATCCTTTGCAAAGGCGAAATAACAGGTATTAATTATTGATAAGAAGTCAGTATCTAAAAAAATGgcagatgttttctggcaaaattgagacgagccttaTTGTTCTTTTTGGGGCAAAGGTTTTTTCACATCCCTGTAACATAGACACACTTGTGTTAAGCAACATTAACGTTGAGCATCTTTGTACTGGTAGGTGAACCCAATAGAATGTAACGCacacaaagtttaaaaaaaaaaagtttatttcccATGAATTTGCATAGTAAATGTGGACTAAAAAGTACAACTGGGCTTCATAAACGCTGCAGTGCATACCGCATGACCCAATGTTAACAGATGtaactaaaaataaagtaatacttCATATAAATCTGGGATcaataaatatgacatttcaAGTCAAGAtaataaaagtacatttcttaaaagcacttgaaaaaaagttttaggattaaatgttttaacctctaaccctaaacAAATACAGGTTTCTAACAAAAGCCTTCTTCAAAAGGAGTCTATATTGTATAtcctttgtttttaaattaacattaaagATTAAATTATGCTTGATGCCAAGTTGGAAACCCAATCATTACAATAGATGACATTTAGATAGATTCAAGCTGAAAACATAATGCTTCAATGCTTTTGGCTTTTCCACTTGTACATAAACTCAAAGCAAGTACTGTAAAGCAAGCACTGAACATTTTGAGTATAGGTTCACTTGTGTGATAATGTACAGTAAATTGGCATTGAGCTACTGGCATTTAACTTTAACATTTAACTAAAAACTCTCAAACTAATTCCCAAAAAGGTACCAATGGTGTATACACACACCCAAACAGTGATAACAGTTTCCCATGTAACAAAAGTTCTGTAGGTACCAGTGTCAGTGCAGGTATAGTGCAGAAATCTTAGCCCAAGGCTGGATATCAGCAACAGCGAGACCTGCCAGTCAGTTTAGTTCCTGATATTGAAAGATTTGGTCTTCTTGATTGTGAGCAGCGGGGCTTTAATCTTTGGCTTGTTGTCCGTCTTATTCGCCTTCTGTGTGGAGGGGAACCGCTGACTGTAGATGTCAGGGTACTGCTTCTGAAACTGAATAACACAATGGTGAAGCACACTTACATGAATTTCAAATGGAAAGTAGTTTACTGTCCTGTGCAAAAGTCTGATCCAGTATTAGATTTGTTGTTGGAGCAAATACTATGactaattgtaattatttttcggTCTATCAGCATCAAAAAGCTATTTCTTTGTTTCATAACTATTATTCTTACCTGCTTCAACTTTTTGCATCGGTCCTTCTCAGTGATATTTTGGTCTGTCACCAGCATCTCCAGTAACTCCTCCATGGCCTTCTGGGAAGATGCCAATTTTTGCTGCTCAAACTCTGCACCACTAATCTGACGGCAGAACGTATACATGGGCATTGGGGCGCACGCTGGGTCACCACTTTCAACAAGAGCGGCAGCATTGTCTATTGGTACctgggagaagaagaagaaaaaaatcgaAAACATTATttggtacacacacactgttcaTGTGTGTATACAGTGTTCCCCCACAGGAACGTAATCTGTGGTATTGGTTTAAGAACAACATGATCAAGCTTTTGTAATCGAGTCTCCGGAAGTGTCCAATAAGGCCATAAACAGTTCATATACAATATGGCAAGTTTTCCAGATGTACCTGTGCTGTACGCAGGTACTGCACATGGTCGTGGATTGCACTGAGTAGATACTCTGGGACCGACAGGATGCTTTGCTGATGATCCATTAGAAAGGAAACCAACCGAGTGGCTAACAGCTCATCCAAGTCACACTCTTCGGCACTGCCAAGAACACAACCTGAAAATGTGTGGACCATCTGAAATTACAGGAATAGTAAGGAAGACTTGAATGGAAAAACCAAAGTGTTCATGCTTGAGAATGGTGCTACACGTAACACGGAAAACATTTGCATCTTCTACTGCCTTGGAACTATTAAGTTTATTGATAGGTCGTAGAGGCCCCTAATCATTATGAAATAAAGACATAACATTAAAACAAAGGAGCTAAAGACATTTAGAATTAAAAATTTTCTTTCTGCATTTGAGGCAGCTGCacatcattttgttttgttttttttacccctgcagaatacaatatttatgtattattattttttaaacttcagTTTATTGTCACTTGTGAAAATATGAAGATAAGGATGTGTAACTTGACTCTCTCACCAAGGTTCGGGTACCAATGGcagggtggaggcggggcatgTCCACATTCTGGCTAATGCGAGACATCATTCTCATCAGGAGCTGCAACTTCCTGCGAGATGCAGGAGGCAGGAGGAGGGTGCACAGTTGCAGGGCCTCAATGGCCACACGCTCACTGTGAGGCTGGAGAAGGCCTACATGCACACAGAGGTAGACCGAGAAGAATCAATCATGATGGCATTGAAAGCTTATATCACTAATTAGTTAAAAGTTATTTTGCATTTAATCTTTCTCCATAAGTCGTCTTGCGTTTCTGTCAAACACAGTGGGACACAATGTCACATTCATCCATCATGATATTTACATGGACTGAATGGATGGTTGAAAGGTGAAGGGCTGATCAACTACACCTGCAGTTGAGGATGAACTGGGTAGTGTGTTGTTAATGTCATAATACTGTATTGATGAACATGTGGACATGCTGGACATGACTAGTTGATTGTTTCTATGTATAATTCCATCAGATCTTTACCCGAACAAGAGTAACTAAGGGCCGCATTCGACAGACACACTGGTTAGATGTTAGACAGTTAGTTGGATTAGACATTCACAAACACAGAGGAGATATGGGGGAGGTCTTACTGTGCTCAGATTTTGGTAGAGGGAGCTGCGTGCTGGCAGCGGGCACACAGACAGACGGTTTGAATAGTGATGTGGGTGGAGGCGGCTTGAACACATCCAGGGAGCTGAGGCAACGGCGGAAAGTAGCAGGCGGTGGCAGGGTCCAAAGACTGGATGTGCTGGAAGCTGGTCTGGGCCTACTAGGTTCTGCACTAGCGGCAGGTGGACATGCTTTGGTTGCAGGAGATGAAGAAAAGGTGGAGTGAGGCTTGTCGCATCCTAAAGGAAGGTGTGCTGTTACAATAGAGTGATGCTCTTCTCTGGAGGTGTTTACGTTC is a window of Doryrhamphus excisus isolate RoL2022-K1 chromosome 5, RoL_Dexc_1.0, whole genome shotgun sequence DNA encoding:
- the LOC131129882 gene encoding retinal Mueller cells isomerohydrolase-like isoform X1, translating into MKSGLLVQHTVCVCVGAQDVCEEHSRMVSRVEHPAAGYKKLFETVEELNEPIPAKITGHLPAWLGGSLLRMGPGLFEIGDQPFHHLFDGQAIMHKFDLKNGQVTYFRKFIKTDAYVRAMTENRVVITEFGTAAYPDPCKNIFSRFFTYFRGIEVTDNCMVNIYPVGEDFYAVTETNYITKVDPDSLETLKKVDLCKYLSVNGVTAHPHIEADGTVYNIGNCFGKNMSLAYNIVKIPPAQKDKMDPLEKSQVIAQLPSSERLKPSYIHSFGLTDNYFVFVEQPIKINLLRFLSAWSIRGATYMDCFESNESMGTWFHLVTKDPAAYMSSHKFRTSAFNIFHHINAYEDQGFIVVDLCTWKGHELVYNYLYLANLRNDWEKVKKAAMTAPQPEVRRYVLPLDIHSMDPGKNMVSLSYTTATAVLLSDGTIWLEPEVILSQPRQAFEFPQINYSQCRGKKYSFTYGLGLNHFIPDKIVKLNVQTKETLIWQEDECYPSEPLFVPTPGAAQEDDGVLLSIVVKPGAERPGFLLVLDATEMTELARAEVNTIFPVTLHGFYKP
- the LOC131129882 gene encoding retinal Mueller cells isomerohydrolase-like isoform X2, translated to MGPGLFEIGDQPFHHLFDGQAIMHKFDLKNGQVTYFRKFIKTDAYVRAMTENRVVITEFGTAAYPDPCKNIFSRFFTYFRGIEVTDNCMVNIYPVGEDFYAVTETNYITKVDPDSLETLKKVDLCKYLSVNGVTAHPHIEADGTVYNIGNCFGKNMSLAYNIVKIPPAQKDKMDPLEKSQVIAQLPSSERLKPSYIHSFGLTDNYFVFVEQPIKINLLRFLSAWSIRGATYMDCFESNESMGTWFHLVTKDPAAYMSSHKFRTSAFNIFHHINAYEDQGFIVVDLCTWKGHELVYNYLYLANLRNDWEKVKKAAMTAPQPEVRRYVLPLDIHSMDPGKNMVSLSYTTATAVLLSDGTIWLEPEVILSQPRQAFEFPQINYSQCRGKKYSFTYGLGLNHFIPDKIVKLNVQTKETLIWQEDECYPSEPLFVPTPGAAQEDDGVLLSIVVKPGAERPGFLLVLDATEMTELARAEVNTIFPVTLHGFYKP